A single Klebsiella variicola DNA region contains:
- the ahpC gene encoding alkyl hydroperoxide reductase subunit C, which translates to MSLINTKIKPFKNQAFKNGEFIEVTEKDTEGRWSVFFFYPADFTFVCPTELGDVADHYEELQKLGVDVYSVSTDTHFTHKAWHSSSETIAKIKYAMIGDPTGALTRNFDNMREDEGLADRATFVVDPQGIIQAIEVTAEGIGRDASDLLRKIKAAQYVASHPGEVCPAKWKEGEATLAPSLDLVGKI; encoded by the coding sequence ATGTCCTTAATTAACACCAAAATCAAACCGTTCAAAAACCAGGCATTCAAAAATGGTGAATTCATCGAAGTCACCGAGAAAGACACCGAAGGCCGCTGGAGCGTCTTCTTCTTCTATCCGGCTGACTTCACTTTCGTCTGCCCGACCGAACTGGGCGACGTGGCTGACCATTACGAAGAACTGCAGAAGCTGGGCGTAGACGTTTACTCTGTGTCTACCGATACCCACTTCACCCACAAAGCGTGGCACAGCAGCTCTGAAACCATCGCGAAAATCAAATACGCGATGATCGGCGACCCGACTGGCGCCCTGACCCGTAACTTCGACAACATGCGTGAAGATGAAGGTTTGGCTGACCGTGCCACCTTCGTGGTTGACCCGCAGGGTATCATCCAGGCGATCGAAGTTACCGCTGAAGGTATCGGCCGTGATGCGTCTGACCTGCTGCGTAAAATCAAAGCGGCGCAGTACGTTGCTTCTCACCCAGGCGAAGTCTGCCCGGCTAAATGGAAAGAAGGCGAAGCGACACTGGCTCCGTCTCTGGACCTGGTCGGTAAGATTTAA
- the dsbG gene encoding thiol:disulfide interchange protein DsbG, with the protein MLKRLLLLSLFPLCSQAEELPAPVKAIEKQGITIIKPFEAPGGMKGWLGKYQDMGVAIYLTPDGKHAISGYMYDENGNNLSEQLFQKELYTPAGQEMWKKMASAHWLQDGNKDAPIVLYVFADPFCPYCKQFWQQSRPWVEAGKVQIRTLLVGVIKPESPATAAAILATKDPAKTWHDYEQSNGKMALTIPQAIPPEKMKVLNVNQQLMDELGANVTPAIYYMNKDNMLQQVVGLPDKEKLQIMMGEQE; encoded by the coding sequence ATGTTAAAGCGTCTTCTCTTGCTCAGCCTTTTTCCGTTATGCAGCCAGGCGGAGGAGCTCCCCGCTCCGGTAAAAGCGATTGAAAAACAGGGCATTACTATTATAAAACCCTTTGAGGCGCCAGGGGGAATGAAAGGCTGGCTGGGCAAATACCAGGACATGGGGGTCGCCATCTACCTCACGCCGGACGGCAAACATGCCATTTCCGGTTATATGTATGACGAGAACGGCAACAACCTCAGCGAGCAGTTGTTTCAAAAAGAGCTCTACACGCCGGCAGGACAGGAGATGTGGAAGAAGATGGCCAGCGCCCACTGGCTGCAGGATGGCAATAAGGACGCCCCCATCGTGCTGTATGTCTTTGCCGATCCCTTCTGCCCCTACTGTAAACAGTTCTGGCAGCAGTCCCGCCCCTGGGTGGAAGCCGGTAAAGTGCAGATCCGCACCCTGCTGGTGGGGGTGATCAAGCCCGAAAGCCCGGCCACCGCCGCCGCGATTCTGGCCACCAAGGATCCGGCGAAGACCTGGCATGATTATGAGCAATCGAATGGAAAAATGGCCCTGACGATCCCGCAGGCTATTCCGCCGGAGAAAATGAAAGTGCTCAACGTTAATCAGCAACTGATGGACGAACTGGGGGCCAACGTCACGCCAGCCATTTACTATATGAATAAGGATAATATGCTGCAGCAGGTGGTCGGCCTGCCGGATAAAGAAAAACTGCAGATCATGATGGGCGAACAAGAATAA